A stretch of the Thermofilum adornatum genome encodes the following:
- a CDS encoding ATP-dependent DNA helicase, with the protein MYRDHQKREAEILEVKNYIPYKRTRSGQIQLALAVKETFEDKKILLARYPTGIGKTVSVIAGALAAGAPKIIYLARSRSQFQAPVREVKRLEAVGINVPTVVLMNKQKYCLLKGASRLAYQEFLHFCWYKRKTGACPYSTDIKTKMELPEILTPKTSRELGLGSGVCPFEVTWSNLKNARLIVASYPYIFSSDLRKRLEEALGGSLGNSILIIDEAHNLPGFIVDAESYHLSENDLKRTLSLVRNSKASAEIISELAHALNYLRRYRHKVGPTFSISIDEVLQNMPSPESLSRYLFGSDQPAETSTFIWRVYTFLQALRGASHEYIASVTAGDEGVSLRLTLVNPRRVGSQVFSSVRSAVLMSGTLPPREYLQVMLDIPSDRILETSYPNIWGSNVEVVIVEGLTSRYTARTEELYRRYAKAIDLIFSYPGVKKTVAVFPSYSFMLNIVPYIQSRPLVFERRDTSLKSMIEKVLENEKILVCVVARGKFVEGVEYTVRGKSLIDTIIIAGLPVPEPTLENEKMYELLSEKLGSRDLAWKYVYLYPAYMQVVQSIGRGIRSEKDRVKVYVLDERMKGEGEAYLSSFDFMVKMGKLPL; encoded by the coding sequence ATGTATAGAGACCATCAGAAAAGAGAAGCAGAGATACTTGAGGTAAAGAACTATATTCCATACAAGAGAACACGCAGTGGACAAATCCAGCTAGCATTAGCAGTAAAAGAGACCTTCGAAGACAAAAAAATTCTCTTAGCCAGGTATCCGACTGGAATCGGTAAAACAGTCTCTGTGATTGCTGGCGCGCTGGCGGCAGGTGCTCCCAAGATAATCTACCTCGCCCGGTCCAGGTCACAGTTTCAGGCCCCGGTTCGAGAAGTTAAAAGGCTGGAAGCTGTAGGCATCAATGTTCCCACAGTGGTATTAATGAATAAACAGAAGTACTGTCTCTTGAAGGGTGCTTCTAGGCTGGCTTATCAAGAGTTTCTCCATTTCTGCTGGTATAAGAGGAAGACGGGGGCATGCCCCTATTCTACAGACATAAAAACAAAGATGGAGTTGCCGGAAATTTTGACTCCTAAGACTTCCCGCGAGCTGGGACTTGGATCCGGTGTTTGCCCCTTCGAGGTTACTTGGAGTAATTTGAAAAACGCTAGACTCATTGTTGCTTCCTATCCGTATATTTTCAGCAGTGATCTGAGGAAGCGTTTAGAGGAGGCTCTCGGGGGTAGCCTCGGAAACTCTATACTGATAATTGACGAGGCCCATAATCTTCCAGGCTTTATAGTTGATGCCGAGAGCTATCACCTCTCGGAGAATGATCTGAAGAGGACTCTCTCGCTTGTTCGAAACTCTAAAGCGTCAGCAGAAATAATTAGTGAGCTTGCCCATGCTCTGAATTATTTGAGACGGTACAGGCACAAGGTGGGACCAACTTTTAGCATTTCAATAGACGAAGTCTTGCAAAATATGCCTTCCCCAGAGTCCCTCTCAAGATACCTTTTTGGCTCCGACCAACCGGCTGAGACCTCAACATTTATTTGGCGTGTCTACACCTTCCTGCAGGCCCTGAGAGGCGCTTCACATGAATACATAGCTTCTGTTACAGCTGGCGATGAAGGTGTCTCTTTGAGGTTGACTCTTGTAAACCCGCGTAGGGTTGGTTCTCAGGTCTTCTCTTCAGTGAGAAGCGCAGTACTGATGTCAGGTACACTGCCCCCACGTGAATATCTCCAGGTAATGCTCGACATACCTAGCGACCGTATACTAGAGACCAGCTACCCAAACATTTGGGGGAGCAATGTCGAGGTAGTCATTGTGGAAGGACTCACGTCTAGATACACAGCTAGAACCGAGGAACTATACAGGAGGTATGCGAAGGCCATCGATCTGATTTTTAGCTATCCAGGCGTCAAAAAAACGGTTGCTGTCTTTCCCTCATATTCTTTCATGCTGAATATTGTCCCCTATATCCAGTCCAGGCCCCTCGTCTTCGAGCGCCGGGACACTTCCCTAAAATCCATGATCGAAAAGGTGCTTGAAAACGAGAAGATCCTAGTCTGCGTAGTTGCAAGGGGAAAGTTTGTCGAAGGAGTCGAATACACCGTCCGCGGAAAATCCCTTATCGACACAATAATTATAGCTGGTCTACCCGTACCCGAGCCAACACTTGAAAATGAAAAAATGTATGAACTGCTTTCGGAAAAGCTTGGAAGCAGAGACCTGGCGTGGAAATATGTGTACCTTTATCCAGCATATATGCAGGTTGTCCAGAGCATTGGTAGAGGAATAAGGAGCGAGAAAGACAGAGTCAAGGTCTACGTTTTGGATGAACGCATGAAGGGAGAGGGAGAAGCATACCTATCAAGCTTTGACTTTATGGTTAAAATGGGAAAGCTCCCACTGTAG
- the hxlB gene encoding 6-phospho-3-hexuloisomerase: MSEDVVKAMVSIASYVEKVSNEIDKESVTRFLKILTSALANKRKILVVGAGRSGLVGKAFAMRLMHLGFNVYVVGETITPSISEGDVLVAVSGSGSTQIVLSVASAAKRAKAQVVAVTSFAESPLGKISDHVVVIPGRTKVATETDYFARQVLGMYEPLAPLGTLFEDSVMIFFDGVIYALMNILGVGEEDMKKRHANVEFV, translated from the coding sequence GTGTCAGAAGACGTAGTAAAGGCCATGGTTAGTATAGCGTCGTATGTCGAGAAAGTTTCAAACGAGATAGACAAAGAGTCCGTGACAAGGTTTCTGAAAATCCTTACATCAGCGCTTGCAAATAAACGTAAAATCCTCGTGGTGGGTGCAGGTAGAAGCGGCCTTGTAGGCAAGGCATTCGCGATGAGGCTTATGCATCTAGGCTTCAATGTCTACGTCGTCGGCGAGACAATCACGCCGTCAATCTCTGAGGGAGACGTCCTAGTAGCTGTGAGCGGATCCGGTAGCACACAGATCGTTCTATCTGTGGCCTCTGCCGCCAAAAGAGCAAAGGCACAAGTTGTAGCTGTAACATCTTTTGCCGAGTCGCCCCTAGGCAAAATAAGCGACCACGTGGTCGTTATTCCCGGAAGAACAAAGGTCGCGACGGAGACAGACTACTTCGCTAGGCAGGTTCTAGGAATGTACGAGCCCCTGGCGCCACTGGGAACACTCTTCGAAGACAGCGTGATGATATTCTTCGACGGTGTAATCTATGCATTGATGAATATCCTTGGCGTCGGAGAAGAAGACATGAAGAAGAGGCACGCAAACGTAGAGTTTGTATAG